The window TCTATCATGCTATTAATTGGAATTTGTGTTGTGATCATATGGGAGTGCCTATGCGTATATCTACTCCGGTCGAAGATTCTGTTACTGTTGATCAAGTCTTTCGGTCCTATTTTGTTACTTTCATGGGGGTATGATACGTGGGTAGACTTGATGCAATTAGATATGGCAGACTTtaatattattttgggtatgacttGGTTATCTTCCTACCATGCGATTTTGTACTGTCACTCCAAGACAGTCTCCCCGCTCTAAAAAATATCGTTTCCTATATCCGTGCGAAGAAGTTAGTGGCCAAGGGTTGTTTGGCTTATTTAGCCCATGCTCACAAAACTAGCATTGATTCTCTGCCCTTTGAGTCTGTTCCTGTTGTGAGTGAGTTTGCCGAGGTCTTCCCTTCTGATTTTCTGAGTATATCGCCCTAttgcgacattgatttctgtatcgacttGGATCCGGGCACGCGTCTTATTTTtcttcctccttataggatggagCCCGCTGAGTTGAGGGAGCAaaaggagcagttgcaagatctattgagtaagggatttattagaccgaGTGTTTCTCCTTGGAGTGCTCCTattttatttgtgaaaaagaaggaCGGTACTATAAGGATGTACATTGATTGTCATCAGTTTaacaaggtcaccattcgtaATAAGTATCCCACTCCTCGCATTGATGACCTTTTTGACTAACTTCAGGGTGCTTCGatattttcgaagattgatttgaggttagGCTACCATCAGCTAAAGATTCGGGCCAAGGATGTTCCGAAGACGGCGTTTAAGACTCGctatggtcattacgagttccttataatgtcatttgggcttacgaaTTCCCCAGTTGCTTTTATGAcctgatgaatggcattttcaagccatatcctaattcctttgtgattgtgttcattgatgatatcttggtttattccaagagtagagagcaGCATGAGTGccatttgaggattgttcttgggttgttaaaGGAGAAAAggctttatgccaagttttcaaagtTCAAGTTCTGGCTTGAGTCCGGGGCATTCTTAGGCCACGTtttgtctaaggatgggatcatggttaatcccaagaagattgaggccgttagAGATTGggcgtgttacacctcggaagattccccgtgaacgtacgaTGAATAAGGCCAACAACGGatacgagtgtacgatgttttactaagaagggaatactACTCATGAGTAGGGATGGCAGTGGTGCGGTGCGGTGCGGGTGCGGTGCCGGTTCTGTCTAAACTCACAAAATTATAACCCGCCCCGCCCTGCCCCGCATTGCCTCTAAACCCACTAAAACCCGCCCCGCACCCACACCCACATAAACCCGCCCCGCCCCGCGttcttgttttaattttttttttttttaaattacaacCAGATTTCTTTTTCATGTAAAATTTGAAAGATACCAGGAGACAAATTTACAATCCCACATATACTCTTCTGCAGCTAAACATTCTTTGATACCATAAGCCAGAATGATGATTTAAAAGCAAGTGAAACTTTTAGATCCCTTATATAGCTCATTAAATCATAGAACTATGGAATGATCGCTTTTTATCCATATCAATCATAACCACTTTCTTCAATTTGAAACTCAAAAGCAGTGAGGACATTTGGACATATAACTGATAACAAATAAGGATTGACAACTTAACAATAAGCAATGCTTACAACTGGAAATTAGTTTACAATGATGCAATATAAAGCTTCTACAACAGCTTGACCAATATAAAGTAAAGAGCACACAATGGTCTAACGATGATGTGAACATCGTAAGTGTTTGGCTATCAAATTTGCAGTACAGGTTTGCTGATGCGTCTGCTTTTTTCCTTGTCATAAACAGATGGGAAAATCATGCGCAAGAAATGTTCCATTGATGTCACTCCCCCTGTTCCAAAACAAGACACACAAACATCATAAGAAGAAACAAGAACAATGTTCATTGTATGCAAACAGAGCCAGTGCTTCCACAGTCCACTACAACTGTAAAATACCACAGTCAAATGGCATGAAAGTGACTTCAGTCTTTTTGTCATCCATgagatataaaataaaataaattaaaaagcgCATTCATATAACAATGAcattatttttttcttattttgttaCCCCACCTTTTGCTAGTGCATCTATGCTGACACGCTACCAAGTATCAACACCAACATATCACAAGCACAAAACACAAGCTTAATTATCCAAGTAAACTCGATATCTATAATACCAAAAGCATAATATAACATAAAGTCCAGTTGAGTACTAAAATGAAAAGTGCCAAATCTGAAACGAAACAAAGATTAGAACTTTTAACCCAAACTTCCAATTCTAGCTTAATTTCACAAACTTTTGAAAAGTACTGACTTGAAGTTGGATATTGACTTCCTGAGAATTGTTCAGTAATATGATAAAAAAGCTTCAACTTACAACAAACTTCTTCTGCTGCACTCCATTGCCCTTCAGTTGGATAACAACGATAACTAGTGTCAGTTAGACTCAACTTCATAAACACATCTTTATAGTCTAGGGTCGTTTTCAACATTAGATATGTTGAGTTCCAACGAGTTGGATAATCATACTCCAACGTTTTGTTAAAAGAAATATGTAACAACCGTGCAGCTTCTTCAAACCTTTCAATTCTACTTGATGACCCTATCCAGTATAAGACACTGTTGCACACATTACTAACACTATCTCCTATCACCTTTAGCCCTTCTTGCACAATCAAATTCAAGATGTGTGCGGCACAACGCACGTGAAACAATCGACCCATCAACAATAAATCCCTTTTACAAAGTTTCTCATCTAACAAAGTCTTCATCATTGCATTGTTTGTGCTACATTTATCAACTGTAATGGTTGATAATCTTCTTTCAAGATTCCACTCTAACAAACAATTAATCAACGCACTACACAAAGTATCCTTATCATGTGGGGCAGGTACATAAACAAATCTAAGAATATGACTTTGAAGCCTCCATGAATCATCAATAAAATGCGCTGTAATAGCCATGAATCCTTTTTTGTTATTGTCCGAAGTCCACATATCAGTAGTAATTGCAATTCTACTTGTGAGTTTTTCCAATAAGTTAGAAGTTTTTATTTCAAATTGTCAAAAATCCTCAAAATATCATTTTTGATTGTGTTCCTTGACACCATTTTGAACAACGGCTGAAGACTAGCAACAAACTTTCTAAATCCTACATGATCAACTATAGACGGGGGATATTCATGCAATATAATGGCGTGAGCAAGTTCTTTACGTGAAACATCTTGATCGAAATAATGTTGGCTACTATCATCACCCCCCGAACCGCTATCGTTTCCCAAATTTCTTGGCTTATTAGGACATCTACGAAAATGTTCTGACATAGACGATGTCCCGCATTTTCTATTTGCTTTGATACGAGCATTACAGTAATTACAAATACCATAGCGAACACCATTAACGCTTGCCGGTTTAAAATGTCTCCATGATTTAGACTTCAATTTCCTTTTTTCAGATTCAGTAAATTCAATAATTTGAGAAGACCTTTGGCTCTCACCCTCAATGGGCACAGGAAGAGTACTAGAAGATGAACTAACCGAATTTTCTTCATTTTGAGATTCCATGCTTATCTATAAGTACAAAATACAGAATTTAAATACTATTAGTGAGGCTCAATGGGAACTGTATAGTGTTTTTGGTTGTAGACAAAGATAATCTTTTGAAGAATTTAAATGCAATAACACTACCAAGAAATAAAATAACGAGAGAGACTCACAcagaaataaaataaagagagCAAAAACAAGAGAGACTAAAGGACATAATAATCAAATAAAGAGAACGAAAACAAGAAATTAGCAGAGGTTTATACATTTACCTTGAGAAATTAGCAGAGATGGTGTTTGTTTTAGGGTTTAGCAGAGATGGACTTAGGCACTTAGCCGTTGTCTTACTCTGTCAAGAAAAAATAAGCTGTAGTCCTAGGTTTTAGGATTTTGTAATATTTTAAAATCCCTAACCCACACCCGCACCCGCCCCacacaaaattaatttttaaaaatttagacCCGCCCCGCCCCGCACCGCACCCGCCTATACCCGCACCCGCACATACCCGCACTTGCCTAAACCCGCCCCCCCCGCACCCGCACCACCCCATTGCCATCCCTActcatgagttttgaaaatgagaaagttacgaatttgcatttcggcccagtggtcgtaaaatggaatacggcccgtaaagtgccatcgtctttcaactatcaaattttcaaatttctgtcaaatgcttcaaatggttaaaaatgacttggaatacggaccgtaaattgaaatacggcctgtaaactgagtcgtaaactgccatgatctccagcatgcctttctgttttgatatgcttaaatacagtcgcgaaggacggaccgtaaaccagaatacggcccgtaaagtggggtttacgaccactgtgcatcccgactactgttcataaaaaaaatcagattttgtgattactataagggacccttttcattcatttcatttcattttctcatctacaccactcaagaactctctagaaaattctccaaacacttcaaccataagaataacaaggaaatcaatgatcaacaacattaaatccatgaaacaaagtgtgtgaaactcaagtgaagatcatccaaaccaagaagttccaaaaaagagtgaagtagggttttggtgctagaggagtaaatccattcaaagcttgttcaacgaTCATCTAacgtaagtttcatgaccatttcatgttgtttaaggtattggaaggttaagacacccgaattgtagtaaaacatagcaaatgggtcataaatgagtgaatagtgccatgagtgaatggtagttgtattgaatcatgaaagttagtgtgttgtgagtatgaatacgttataaatgacatgtaaaccatgagataagtgtgacaCATGAAAAAGTATgatagtgaacccaaaaccataaatgtgggaaaaatgaagagaaatggtggatcgtggtcattgtatatgaatgatgattattgattgctatattgtaattgttgttgttggtgttggaagttgacatgaaatatgggaaaagtagtgtaaacaaaggaagtgctgcccaattgtctctagaaatagtagtgcgttcttatagtcaattaactaacgtaaatgtgaaacctcttttgaaggtagaaacgcgatatcgaaggagaacaagggagcgatagtttagttaaacgtcaaaggtatgtgaggctactcccttctttctaatggcatgaatcctatagcgtaacgtgtttcttatccatgagcctatgtctataattagctacacaaagtaatgagttaaagtatagaaagtctaatgatgttatttatcgcttacactcaccttatatgctaattccttcaaggtgaggcaaaatgtccatgattgttccataatgcaatcgggggatcacgaccttacgtcaccccgatagagtatgtattatgataagctaagcatattgtgatgagcatatgatgatattactattacaccgcgcctatttggccgggcattcaccgccaaggcgggcagctatgtgatacaccatggccagatggcatgggcagacaccactagtgggcggcatgagatgttaccccggacgcgggctcatgttatgattatcacaccgatccgatatggacgggcagtttatacatgatgcatatatgatatgatatgatgatgagcatgagtaagacaacatgatttgttttcttatacttggcagttagattccgatgttccatatgagtatcttccttatatcattttcttacttcattgtttatgcctctcatactcagtacaatattcatactgaggtctgttttctttggacgctgtgttcatgcccacaggtagacagggaggagagctcgatccagatccgtagtagctgtcagttgattggaagccctccattgtcccagaggtgcttatggctattattttatgtatatatataaccttgtatatgtattttgggcacgatggggtcttgtcccgtccctatgttcagttccccagtagaggctcgtagatacgcagtgcgggttagatggtctcacgagatcgctgcTGTATATCTATAcctatgtatattattttgctagcccaagggcacatgtacatgaaagtattttatgtttccatacgagatatgatttttcctacactatgagtataaagatgataaaaagggtataaaatgagtaaaatgagcgacagaacgagcggtgctcggtggttagccccgggtacccgtcgcggcccctagctgggtcgtcacaaaagtggtatcagagtggtttagtcctaggaagtgtctacgagccgtgtatagtagagtattgtttatggtgtgttgcgtgccacatcaataaacaagtggctacagggcatttaggaacaatgaccatctttcttctcgtgagatcgtgcggtagagccgagtgtaagattttatcctctctaatagtatgttgtgatttcagaatgccaccaaaggggaaggctacagtcgcccagaagggcaagactacgacaaagaggcgggtagaaagagagcctccgatgaatatcgaagaaggcgaatcacataatgaggccttatctaatacctcttctaccccgcctaatgtgaaagggcaaagaggagctccagctccaattcctccaccggttgcttcgggtcaaccaatgaccgaggccatccagttattgacacaattggttgccgcacaggtaCAACGACAAAGCGGGGGTTCCAGTGACCGGGCAgtaagtaccaaagcccgtgattttatgagcctaaatcctccagaattcttcgggtcaaagccggatgaagatccgcaaagtttcgtagatgagatgttaaggacattgaagattgtccatgcctctgagaccgaatccgtggagttggcatcttatagacttcgggatgtggcggtgttatggtacaacaattgggtgttatcaagaggagagaacgcgcatcctccggtttggcaagagttcgtagatgcttttatttgtCACTATTTGCAACCCGAGGTCCgttgagctagagcggacaggtttttaaatctgaggcaaggtaatatgagtgctcgggagtatagcatgcaatttaattccttagcaaggtatgccccggctatggtggccgacatgggagaccgggtgcatagatttgtaagtggcctggggccacatttgtttagagattgtttgacggcttccttgcaagatgggatggatatttcccgaatacaggcccatgctcagaatttggaggggcgacaacaacaacaaaggggtgatcgcgacagtgatagaagacaaagcataagggctaggtctatgggcacatgcagtgattatagagggggatcaaggcagacatgttctgggtactcaggccagtcagtgacgagtgcacctcctcgattcgcaggtaggagatttgatcgctccttccgttcaggtcAGGGCCatagttcgagggcttcaggttcccagttcagggaagattatagtcaggggagacccccagtgccgtgatgcaaccaatgcggcagattacattccgggcagtgtcgtcagggttcgcaTGCCTGtcatacttgtggtcaggtggggcatataatgtgggattgcccgtcgatgagtggcagagttggactTCAACCTACAGGTTCCGCAACTGGCTCTTCATCagcacgcccggtagggcagaccccCCAGATgatagcaggccgaggtagaggccgaggggtagcatctacttcaggtgccactcagccccgcgtatatgctttagccggac is drawn from Lycium barbarum isolate Lr01 chromosome 8, ASM1917538v2, whole genome shotgun sequence and contains these coding sequences:
- the LOC132607769 gene encoding zinc finger BED domain-containing protein DAYSLEEPER-like, yielding MESQNEENSVSSSSSTLPVPIEGESQRSSQIIEFTESEKRKLKSKSWRHFKPASVNGVRYGICNYCNARIKANRKCGTSSMSEHFRRCPNKPRNLGNDSGSGGDDSSQHYFDQDVSRKELAHAIILHEYPPSIVDHVGFRKFVASLQPLFKMVSRNTIKNDILRIFDNLK